The genome window ATAATTTGAAAAGGATTTGATTGGTTAACCCTGACTAACTTTGTAAACTTTCTAAAATCCAGTTTTGTATCTTTTTCCTTGCAGATGTAGCCAAGGTagattattttgtatttctaaaCAACATTTAGGATAGTTTCAGTGTATAAAGCTGGTATGTAGACTACATGGTGTCTGAATTTAGTGGGTTAGACTTTGATATATTTTCCACAGTGAGAAATCTCCCCTTTAACGGTGTAGTAGTGCATCATAACCAAACTTTAAAGCATCTAATTTACTGAAATAGATGGTCCGCTAActcatttgtgtctttgtttttcatgtatagtagataatttatatatttatttatttatagaagATTATTTCTCTAAGCATAAGATGTGCTGCAGGTCCTTGAGGAGAACAGTTTGGAGTTTATTTGAGCAATTAGGTTTCAATGTGCAATACGAGAAAAGGTTCCGCTGCAGCTTACATTGTTCGAGCTCAGTCcgtgtctttttttctgccGCAGTGTTTGTCATAACCCTCCGCCAGTGTACACTTCTTCATGTCGTCCTTGTGACGGAGGAACTTTGAGTGTAAGTAGCATGTTTACATAAAGAAACAGTGTGGAACATTGCCAGTATAATTGTCAGTCTCAGGCTGTTGTGAGCTGAAGTTTTGTAGATATTAGCCGTGGCTGTGAGGCAGGTTTGTTGTGTGTGAGGTTCAAACAATCCCCTGAACAGTAGTTTACTCACTCAAACCACCAGGTGGACCAACAATagatatgacacacacacacatgcagaggtCTGCTGAACTCTTGTGTAATGACCAGCACCAGCAGGAACAGAGCGAATCACCTCCacaatgtgtgcatttgtgaccTCGGTGTGGCCCAGGAGCCAAAACAGAACTGTCTACAATGTCCGGACAATGTTCCATGTTTCCACAAACTTCTGTACTAACTGTCGGCCTTTGGCCTTCGCTGTCTGTAGCTAGATGTAATGCCCCCACCCCCAGCTCTTTTCAGCCTCCCCTCCTTACCTGATCCTTCCAGTGTGCATCCATGTTTGCTTCCCCTCCTGTGTTCCCCTGCACATGCATGATGAAGCCCGGTGTACGTACGTTATAGCAGCATGGTCTACTGTGATGGATGCCTGTAGGTTATTCTGTCGGATCGATTCCCCACAGTAGGATTTCAAAACATCTGAGTCTTCTTGTGAATAAAGTGAGCAAGTGTGACACGCACAACCACAGCTCGGTTCAGACAGActgagcagaaacacaaacaagcgCCATTCCTGGAGTCAGTCTCCTCCTCACCTGTTTCTGTAGAAGCTGTGAAAAGAGATCCTGCTGTGCTGGGTCCAGGCTACATCCCAggtcatctttttgttttttggtgtatgatatttcagtgtctgtgtttgtgttcagcctcctctcctcccctcccAGGTCTTGCTCTCTTCAGTGTGTCTCTTTGTGAAGTCGTTTCCTGTGATGATGAAAATTTCTCTCTGCCTGAATCTTTGTAGGGAAATATTGACTGAAATTACTACAATGTCATGTGATAGACATATACATTTATTCGATACTGTAATAAATTAACTGAAGATGATATTTAAGGTTTTCTTTAtgaaatgcaagaaaaaaaaatcttagaaaaaaaCTCGGTTTGAATCATGGCATGAGGTGTAACGTGTTCCTGAAAGAAAACGAAGGTCTTTAATCAAGTGAAGTTGACCTTATTTAaatatagtttatttattttcaaggtTCAACGTGTCTGAGTCATTATTTTATAACTGAACAATATAACAATCAAAGTCAGTGATTCATCGAGTCATCCAGCTATCAAACACCTGTAATCTGAAACTTAGAGGACATTTTCATGTCTCGACTCATAAATACAGTGAAACTTTTTGCAGATTAATAAGTAGTGATGGTCGCCTCACAGTAAGAGGGTCCTGGATttgaatcagtgagctgggccTCTCCCATGTGTACGCACATGAGTACCCCATATGcacgttaggttaactggtgacgcTAAATTAGCTGAATGAATGGTTGCCTGTGTCTCTGTATCGACAGACTGATCACCTGTTTCAggtaaaaaaaggtaaaaaatgtataatggtggtggcacaccattgtttattaattattagcTCTAAAGACAaaggtatttgtgtgtgtgtggggggggggactcAAAAGTACCATATGCACTTTCATGGCCATGTGAGGCCTGTTCCCTCAttatcacaataaaagcagataAACAATCTGGGATTGATTCCGAGGGCTGAATTTCCATTTCATAGCTTTTCACTGACAAACTTaatataaagttgaaagaaatgttgatgaAAGTGAAGGAGGCCATCAGGTTTCGTCTCCTGTCCAAGCGCCTTCTTTAGTTTGAGAACAACTGTGGAGACACACAGACCAatatctcctctttgactcccatcacccactgaaacacaaacatggggtGATCAGGATCCAACACCACTGAGCAGAGAACGTTCCATGTACCTGAGGATTTATACGGGTAATCTACGCTGTAGCTACGTTATAGCCACAAAACTCTCTGAAACCCTacgccaggggtctgcaaccttttacacccaaagagccacttggacccggtttccacgcaaaagaaaacactgggagccgcaaatactttttgacatctaaaatgaagataacactgtatatatattgttttttgtacctttgtgtgaacaactaaggtgtgctgcttatgaaatccatgaagtgctacagagaaaattacattttatttatgtaatcaacacattttgaactcttaaagaaatataacaaaagcaaagacacccagctgaactaaaatgatccatgtagcaaacaaaaactgttgtgagccgcctcccttatatctcctttgggcttttggagccttgacctgacttttaaaaaataattggtaaaaaaaaaaagctctatgctgctgaaaaattgaaaatagatatttgcaaaattctgcctaaatatgtattttacctggttaattcgtgcggcgggggcgtggtctgcagcgccgctgcagggaaggcggacgcacctgagcggcacccgcaatcacgcctcgccgccttaaagtctgcgctatctgtgctgttgtgttggtggtgtgtgtcgggctgtgagctgcgaagctacagccggctgtatgcgtacagcaaccgcgtgtgaaaagcgcgttcatgcaaacatcgtcgggtctgccgtggtatgtttacaatgggacttctgctcctgaacctctgcgcacagcgtctgctaatcggtgctgtgcgaagtcagtttacgcaggactgtaagctgtcatctgtcgtctgtgaggcgtgagcagtgtttgtctttaacatagttcacggtgcagctgctgacataatgtggatccgaagatccataattggcctacccggggttgaaagtctcgataaatgcacggtgtttcggtgggaataccggcttccgcgagtgtgacgcttatattgagcgaggaaaaaataatagaatataattttatatttatatttcaatatcacaataatcttccaatttagaactacaagtttaaaagaactaacataaataaaatacacttcagcgaaatacttctaatttattttcccaaaccacgcggagccgcactataaggactaaagagccgcatgcggctccggagccgcgggttgccgacccctggcctGGATGAACCAGCTCCCCCTGCTGGATTCAATCCAGTTTCAGCAGGCATTCAGTCTGGCTGCCAACGTCACCCTACTAGCTGTCAACATTCGTAATGACAGGCTCATCATGACAGGAAGTGGCATCTACACCCCTTTTTCTGCCACCTACCACCACGCCAGGAAAGGGGACCCAGAGGAGGGCAGGCTGCTGGTGGCCAGAGTGCCAGTTTTGGAGCCACTTGAGGTAAAACAAAGTGCAGCCAAAGAGGTGGAGGCTGGTGGTGGGGAGTCAACAATATCAGCGGCTACAGACTCTGGATACTGCTACCAAGATAGCTGTGATgaccctcctcctccctcctacCCCACCTTCATCTCCTCTATGATGTatgacacatttacatttgtccTCTTAAATGAGACACAAGGCGACATTAAAGTGTGCAACGGCACTTTCTGCTGCCGCCTGCAGTACAGGTGGTTACTGCAAGACCATAAAGAGCTCTATGCTTTCGGCGCACTTGCAGGAACACACACCGTCAACGGACGTTACGCATTGCAGGCAAGAATCACATGAATTTGAATATTTCTAAAAAGGTTAAAACTGACAACTCACTACTTTTATTTGCCACATGTTAAATATCTACAGGTTTGTGCAGTAGTCTGTTGTGCAGGGTTGGATCAGAGCTCTTGTGGACAGGAAGCGGAAGAAGCAGAGTCTAAaatggacttcctgttggagggGAACTTTGACACCAAATACGTGTACCCATCTATTCTGACAAGCCGAATGTTCCTGGAGCAGCCAGAGAGTCTGGAGAAAGCTGCAGACGGGAGACTGAccatgaaacattcaaacacgAAGGGTGGCCTGGTCACTGCCTGCCTGTATGGACGAATGTACCACCTGGACAATGAATAAACTTTAGAGGGATCAGGAAAATAaagttcagtgttatggttaaGAGCTGCTCCAACCTTCAGCTGTTACACATTTCTTTTATCTCttataaaataaaccaaaacaaatgtcttTATTCATCTGTTACTTAATCTTTACAGTACAAACATTCCACCAAGTAGCATTTATCCTCTGTTTGAATGTTGCATATTCCTCAAAAGGCAATATTTAatagtttctctctctctctcacacacacacacacacacacacacacacacacacacacacacacacacacacacacacacacacacaaacaaatccaCACAGTGACAGCCACCTTCTCTTGTCTCCTGtacacaacacaaacattaaGAAGTTACAGCATTGCAAGTTATCCATTCCTTGGGCTGCTCATTCAGTTCATCAGTTGTACAGTACATTGGTCTTACATCCACCTGCTGTCACAATCTGCTCTCAACGATTCAATCTCCACCTGGAATAAATACGTAGGTTTCAATATTGACTTTCTCTCCTAGGAATCAAGAAGTCGATCCTAATCATGAATGCAGCATTATAAGTGTCCCAGAGTGACAGTCAGTGGCTGCTGTGAAAGCTCAAAGAACTCTGAATAAAATCTCAAGTACAGTAGGGAAAACGCTTCTTCAGCTGGTCCCATAAGATTGTCCCTCAGTTTCTGTatcttaacaaagaaaaaaaaaagcagtcctCTGAGCTTTTCTTCACCAGATGCTCCATTAGtaaatgtgaatgaaaaatCTTTGAAAAGATTTAAAACTGTATCCTCAAACAGAAAGAGTTCAACgtaaaaataaaaccactgcTTTACATTGAAAAGGACGCTGACCATGTTACTGATCGTACAGTGATgccgtggaaaaaaaaaagtggcaaattattctttattttaccaAATTATTACATTAGTGCATCTTTTCCACTGTGTATGCACCTGAAGGAAGCAAGCATGTGGTTCAGACGAggattatttttagatttgaagAGACTTACCTAAGAATACTCTGCTTGTATTTACTGCCCTGTCAAGCTTTTGTCAGTGATCTATTAAGGCTCCTGAGTGGCTGGCTAACCTGCCAGTATTGAGGTTCCACTAGTCCTCAGTACGTTTCTGAATCTGAGTCATTCATTTCATCATCTCCGGAGACAGAGGACAGCAGGCGTTCTGGCCTGCAGTAGGAGGCGTGGTCAGGTCTCAGTGGGGCTGGAGTATCAAAGGCCACACCTTTGGAAATGTGGTTTGAGATAGGGTGGTGGTTGATGACTGTTTGAGTAAGCGAGAGAGTGGGCAAAGCTGCTATGGTGACCATGGGTGAGGTGGGCATCATTGAGTTGAGGATGAGGGCCAAGCAGTCAGCTACATCCCGATTGGGAGCACAAGCCAAAGCTGGAGTGTAACCTGGGAATAAAAGGAGGAAAAGGGTTCATAGTACACATTAGAATTACACCTGAAGAGTATGTGTGAGTACAGTGAGATGAAAGCTGACCATTCTCATCCACAGCTAACACACTGGCTcctttcaccagcagctcctggACCACCACTGTCAATCCCTTCCTGGCTGCTACATGCAAGGGCCTGCAGGTAGAAGAGTGTTACAGTAAGTTCACAGTGGGTTTTGCAGGTTATCCTACTGTTTACAGTAGGTGCAACCTTCAGGTTCTACATACGTCTGCAGAGCAGCGTTGGTGCAGTTAATGAGATTCCTGTCGCTGATTTTCTCCAGAATCAACAAGGCACTTGTCTCGTGACCCTGAGAAGAACAGAGAGTACCAAAGTCATCTGCAGTGACCACATGAGATGTGCAACAATCCTGCCTTTGTCAGTATGTTAAAGAGATGACGTTCTGAGCTTCACATAAACGTTAATCTCGCGCAAAGCTTTAAAAGCTCTTTGTGTGACAGTTACGGaccagtgcgtgtgtgtgtggcaaataTTATTGTTCACAATAATATGACATTCTCCAAATTGTGCCTTTAGTGATGCAAGTGAAACATGTGATGATGTGGTTAAATGTGTCTGCCAGATGTGTCCAAAGTGATACATAAATGTTCCAAGGGCCAGGGCCAAAACATACACGTCCCACACattgcaaaaatataaaatctgaattgtaactactttcaactttaaatttttaatactgaatgactaaagaacATTTCCTGTCTCTGAATAGCCCTTACCTTGCTGCAAGCCAAATGCAATGCTGTGTTCCTGTCTGCATCTTGCAGTGCCAAGTCTGCCTTAGCACCGCTCACCATCACCTCTGtaacacaacacaacagtgGAGATAAATACAAGTGAAAGGTTAAGAAATCAGGGACCATTATTTCCACAAGTTTATCCCAGGATCAGTTAGTGTACTGACCCACAGCATTGGTCTGTCCATTTAGAGCTACCATCATCAGTGGTGTTCTGTGCATGTGGGTGTCAACAACATTTGCCTGAGCTCCATGGCTCAGAAGAAGGGAAACGCACTCCACATggtcagaaaaagc of Oreochromis niloticus isolate F11D_XX unplaced genomic scaffold, O_niloticus_UMD_NMBU tig00007253_pilon, whole genome shotgun sequence contains these proteins:
- the LOC109197836 gene encoding biotinidase-like; protein product: AGCRPLAWMNQLPLLDSIQFQQAFSLAANVTLLAVNIRNDRLIMTGSGIYTPFSATYHHARKGDPEEGRLLVARVPVLEPLEVKQSAAKEVEAGGGESTISAATDSGYCYQDSCDDPPPPSYPTFISSMMYDTFTFVLLNETQGDIKVCNGTFCCRLQYRWLLQDHKELYAFGALAGTHTVNGRYALQARIT
- the LOC109197835 gene encoding serine/threonine-protein phosphatase 6 regulatory ankyrin repeat subunit A-like isoform X2, which codes for MQRTPRAAFSDHVECVSLLLSHGAQANVVDTHMHRTPLMMVALNGQTNAVEVMVSGAKADLALQDADRNTALHLACSKGHETSALLILEKISDRNLINCTNAALQTPLHVAARKGLTVVVQELLVKGASVLAVDENGYTPALACAPNRDVADCLALILNSMMPTSPMVTIAALPTLSLTQTVINHHPISNHISKGVAFDTPAPLRPDHASYCRPERLLSSVSGDDEMNDSDSETY
- the LOC109197835 gene encoding serine/threonine-protein phosphatase 6 regulatory ankyrin repeat subunit A-like isoform X1 encodes the protein MCFRINDNEGVAEMLIDSLGANIVNATDSKGRTPLHAAAFSDHVECVSLLLSHGAQANVVDTHMHRTPLMMVALNGQTNAVEVMVSGAKADLALQDADRNTALHLACSKGHETSALLILEKISDRNLINCTNAALQTPLHVAARKGLTVVVQELLVKGASVLAVDENGYTPALACAPNRDVADCLALILNSMMPTSPMVTIAALPTLSLTQTVINHHPISNHISKGVAFDTPAPLRPDHASYCRPERLLSSVSGDDEMNDSDSETY